DNA sequence from the Chryseobacterium indicum genome:
AAAGCCATTGCAGGAGTAGGAAATCTACAGCCAACCATCGGAACAGGAAATATTATCTACGCACAAGCCGGATTGCTTTTACCAAGTCAGGCTGAAAAGCCGAAAATCAGAATCCAGCCTTTCGCAGCATATACTCACAAAAATTTTGAAGCATTTGACAAATCTTCGTCACAGTTTGATGTGGGTGCAAACTGGTTCATAGACGGTCATCATGCGAAAATTACCACGCAGTATTCAACAAGACCGGTTTATACAAGTCCTACGGAAAGACCTTCTTCAAAAGGAGAATTCATTGTACAGTTCCAGATTTACTTGTAAAAAATTAGATTTTTTATTTAAGGATTTAAGAAAAACATCAAAAACGTTTTTAAGCGTAATTTATTTGACCTTGTCAAATCTTTATTAATTTTTTAAGCAAAATTTCCCAACTTTTTAATATGAAAATCAAAAAAAGTTAAAAAACTCAATATCAATTTAAACTAACATCAAAAATTAAAGCATATGAGCGATAACAATGAAATAAGCTACGAGAATATGACTGATAAGCAAAAGAATCGTACGATCTGGAGCGTCATTACAGCATCATCTCTCGGAACACTGATCGAATGGTATGATTTCTACATTTTCGGAAGTCTTGCCGTTGTACTGGCTACTAAATTTTTCCCGGCAGATAATCCTACTGCAGCATTTTTATCTACATTAGCTACTTTTGCCGCAGGATTTGTCGTGAGACCTTTCGGAGCGCTGTTTTTCGGGAGGTTAGGCGATCTTATAGGGAGAAAATACACCTTTTTGGTCACTTTACTGATTATGGGATTTTCCACATTCCTTATCGGATGTATTCCCAGTTATGAAACCATAGGATTTATGGCTCCTGTTTTGGTATTAATTTTAAGATTATTACAGGGATTGGCTTTAGGAGGAGAATATGGAGGCGCTGCAACTTATGTCGCAGAATACGCACAGCCCGGAAGAAGAGGCTACTGGACTTCATGGATCCAGACTACCGCAACAGCCGGACTTTTCATTTCACTTATTGTAATTATGGTGACAAAAACCACTCTTTCCACTGAGGAATTTGACGGTTGGGGATGGAGAGTTCCGTTCTGGATTTCGATATTAATGGTGGGTGTTTCTTACATCATCAGAAAAAATATGAAAGAATCTCCGCTTTTTGCCAAAGCTAAAAGTGAAGGAAAGACTTCTAAAAATCCTTTAAAAGAAAGTTTCGGAAACAAACTGAACTTCAAATTTGTTCTTCTTGCCTTATTCGGGGCAGCGATGGGACAAGGGGTAATCTGGTACACAGGACAATTTTATGCCATGAGCTTCCTTCAGAAAGTGATGAATATTGAATCGATTCAGGTGGATTATTTAATGGCAACTGCCTTGTTTTTGGGAACTCCTTTTTTCGTTTTCTTTGGATGGCTTTCTGATAAAGTTGGAAGAAAAGCAATCATGATGACCGGAATGCTGATCGCCATTTTAGCGTACAGACCGATTTATGACAGGATGTTTAAAAGCGTTGATTTAAAATCCAAAACCGTAGCAGAAAGCGGTCTGGTTGAAAAAAGAACGGCAAAAATTCATGATAAAATCGCAACGGACAGTTTAATCACCTTCCACAAAGAAACGCTTTTCACGGACGGAACTTTAGCTAAAAAAGACAGCATTGTACACTGGTCTCCGACCGGACCTGTGATGAAAGACGGAAAAGCAGAAGAAGCAAAAGTAACTCAGTCGATAAAGATCAACGACAGCACAAAATGGTATCTTGTATTTTTAGTTTTTATTCAGGTGATTTTTGTAACGATGGTTTACGGTCCTATTGCGGCATTTTTAGTTGAAATGTTCCCGGTAAGAATCCGCTACACCTCGATGTCATTACCTTATCATATTGGAAACGGGGTTTTCGGAGGACTGCTTCCTGCTGTTGCCACTTATCTCGTAACCACAGGAAAAGATGGAGGACATCCTGAATGGTATCTGGAAGGACTTTGGTATCCGATAGGCGTTGCCGCTGTCTGTCTTTTAGTCGGATTAATTTATCTTAAAAATAAGAACAATAATATTCACGATTAAGCCCAGAATCACTTAAAAATTTATTAATTTTAAAACTACTAAAATGAACGGACTAAAAAAAATATTAGGCGTACTCTGGATCGCCATTGCATTAGTTGTAGGATATTTCGGAATTACGGTAATGGGAATTCCAAAAATCACCTCAGGAAAACAGGAAGATCTGGTTTTCGGGATCATTATCCTTTGTGTACTGATGCCGATTATTTCCGGCGGAATGGCAATTTTCGGCTATTATGCATTAATCGGGGAATATTCTGACGATAAAGTTTAATCTATTGATGATGAATGATAATTGATTGATGATACATAAATATCAGACCATCAATTATCATTCATTTAATTATCATATATGAAAAAAAGACACGAACAAAAACTGATCATTCTGAGCATCGGACTTCTGATTGCCTTCAGTATTCCTGTTTCACTGCTTTTTAACAATGACCGGGAAGTTTTCGGTTACCCGATGATTCTGGTTTATATTTTCGCTGTCTGGATGGTTTCCATCATTATTTCTTTTGTAATCGTAAAAAAGTATGATGAGTAGTTTCGCTTTATTTACCGTAGTTTTGTTTTATCTCGCACTTTTGTTCTTAGTCGCTCATCTGGCGGAGAAGAAAAAGAGTAAGCTATGGATCAACAATCCTTACATCTACGCACTTTCTCTCGCAGTGTACTGTACCGCATGGACGTACTACGGAAGCATTGGTGTGGCAGCGACAAGCGGACTTAATTATCTTCCGATTTATGTGGGACCGATTATGGTAATTCCTGCGTGGATCTATATCAATACAAGGATTGTAAGAATTTCAAGGGTGAATAAGATCAGCAGTTTAGCCGATTTTATTTCTTTACGATATGGGAACAGCAGAAGTTTCAGCGCGATTATTACGGTGGTTTGCCTTTTGGCAATCGTTCCGTACATTGGTTTGCAGATCAAGGCTATTTCTGAAACCTTTCATCTGGTAACCAAAACTGCAATTTCTAAAAATATCCTAACGGACAATGCAACCTTTGTGGTTATTTTAATTGCTTTATTTTCATCCTATTACGGAACACGTTATGTTGATGCTTCGGAAAAACGTTTGGGAATAATTTCCGCTATTGCACTAGAAAGTTTTCTTAAACTGTTCTTTATCATTATTTTAGGATTATTCGTTATTTACTTTGCATTTGACGGATTCTCGGATATTTACCAAAAGGCAAGTCTTTTCAAAGATTTTAAAGAAAAAAATACATTCAACGGTATTGAAGGTGCGATGAACTGGATGGTGCTCTGCATGATTTCCGGAACAGCGATCTGTATTCTTCCAAGACAGTTTCATACCGCAATCGTAGAAAACCGACAGGAAAAACACATCAAAACAGCCATCTGGTTTTTTCCGCTTTACTTATTGATTTTTACGATCTTCATTTTTCCAATTGCATGGGCGGGAAGATTGATTTTTGACGGACAAAACGTCAATCCGGAGTTCTACTCTATCCTGATTCCGCAGTATTTTGACAATACCTTAATTACGGTTTTGGTTTTTCTGGGAGGATTAAGCTCATCTATTTCGATGATCATCATTTCAGCTATTACCTTATCCATCATGCTTTCCAATAATCTTATCATTCCTTACGGATTATTAGGAAAGTTCAAATCTGAAAACGAAGTTCAGAATACAAGAAATATCACCAACATCAGAAAATTCAGCATTTTTGCACTGATTATCATGGCTTTTGGCTTTTACAAATATTTTATTTTAAAAACTTCGCTGGATTCTGTCGGACTCATTTCTTTCGTTGTCATTGCTCAATTGGCACCTGCTTTTTTCGGAGCTATTTTCTGGAGACGAGGAAGTTATAAAGGTGCCGTTGTCGGATTATTGGCAGGATTGGCAATCTGCTATTTCGGATTGATTATCCCACAATATTACTTCTCTTACAATCAGGAATTTAAAGGCATTTTAAGAGATTTATACGATGCTTTTGATTTTTTCAAGATTTCCTTTTTAGAAAGAATTCCACAGATTTTCTTCTGGTCTCTTTTAGTGAATACTGCTTTATTTTCTATCATTTCGGTGAGCATCAAAGGAAATTACCGTGAAAGAAATTTCGCTGAATTGTATGTAGACATTGATAAGTACATTCAAAACCACGAAAATGCTTTTATCTGGCGCGGAACAGCCTACGTTTCCGACATTAAAAATATTCTGGAACGATTTTTAGGTAAAAACAAAACCGAACAGGCATTAAGAATTTTTAATTTAAAATATAATATTGATTCGCAGACAGAAACCGCCGATTCCAGATTTATTAAATTCTCGGAAAATCTTCTTGCCGGAAGAATAGGAACGGCTTCTGCCAAAATCCTTATCGAAGGGGTAACCAAAGAAGATAAAATCTCATTAAAAGAAGTTTTAAACATTCTTGAAGAATCAAAAGAAACCATCACGCTTAATAAAAAGCTTACCGAACAATCGGAAGAGCTGCAAAAGTTATCCGATGATCTGAGAAATGCCAATGAAAACCTCATCATTAAAGACCGTCAGAAAGACGATTTTCTGGATTCTGTTGCTCATGAATTAAGAACTCCGATTACCGCCATCCGTTCCGCCGGAGAAATTTTAGCCGATGATGACGATATTCCTCTGGAAATTAAAAAGGAATTTTTAAATAACATCATCACAGAATCCGACAGGCTTAGTGAAATCATCAACGATATTCTGTATCTCGACAAATTGCAGCATGGAGAAATCGTACTGCACATTCAGGAAAATAATATTCTTGAAACGTACAAAAAAGCAGTTAATCCTCTTATGCATCTTATTCAGCAGAAAAATATTCATCTCAGTGAAGTCAATCTTCTCAATCAGTTTTTATTTAAATATGATGAAGCAAGAATGATTCAGCTTTTTCAGAATATTTTGGGAAATGCTTTGAAATTTACGGATGAACAGGGAACTATTCAGACCAAATTATCAGAAACAGAAGATGGGTTAATCATTAAAATTTTCAATACCGGAAAACATATTCCCGAAGAGGATCTGGAAATGATTTTTGATAAATTTTATCAGTCGAAAAATCAAAACATTTTGAAACCAACGGGAAGCGGACTGGGACTGGCTATTTCAAAAAAAATCACAGAAGCGCAGGGAGGAACCATAAAAGCAGAAAACAGCGGATTGGGCGTGACTTTTACGATTGCTCTGCCAAAAGAAGATAAGGGATGAGGAGAACCCGAAGGGTTCAATTTAAATAGCCGTAGGTAAAACCTATGGAAACAGATGAATAAAATAATGCCGGAACCCGAAGGGTTCAATAATAAAAAACACAAATGAGAAAATGGGAACGTATCGACAAATATTTTATCATATTGTTTTCGGAACCAAACATCGGGAACAAACAATTAATGAAGAAAATGAATCAGAGCTATACAAATATATTTGGGGAATTTTAAAAAATAAAAAATGTAAATTATACAGAATTAACGGACTGCCGGATCACATCCATATTTTTTGTGACCTTCATCCGAATATTACTCTCAGCAACCTTGTAAAAGATATAAAAGTTGCAACCAATTTGTGGATGAAAGAATCGGGATTATTTCCTGAATTTTCAGGATGGCAGGAAGGATATGGAGCGTTCACCTATTCATTAAAGGATAAAGAAACAATAATAAATTATATAAAAAATCAAAAACATCACCATAAGACAGAGACTTTTGATGACGAATTTAAAAAGCTTTTAGCAGAACATGGAATCGAGCCGGAATTCAATTAATTAAAATTCAACCCTTACGGGTTGATTTGATGCGAATCTTTATTCCATAGGTTTCACCTACGGCTATTTAAATTGAACCATTCGGGTTCCCCAAAAAGAAACAAAAAGACAATCACAATATGAAGAAGATAATCATTGCTGATGACGAGCACAAAATATTAATGTCGCTGGAATACAGCTTCAAGAAAAACGGATACGATGTATTTATTGCAAGAGATGGAACAGAAGTTCTGGAATTTCTGAAAACAATGACGCCCGATGTCATTTTACTGGATATTATGATGCCGAATCTTGATGGATACAGTACCCTGGAACTAATAAAACAGGATGAAAAACTGAAAGGTACAAAAGTAATTTTTCTGAGTGCCAAAAACAATCCGAAAGATATTGAAAAAGGTCTGGAAATGGGAGCCGATGCTTACGTTACAAAGCCTTATTCAATAAAAAAACTCATGCAGCAAATAGAGGAAATGTTTTAATACATTTTACAAACCGTCATTGCGAACGAAGTGAAGCAATCTCAACAAAATATTAAAAGATTGCTTCGTCACTACGCTCCTCGCAATGACAAAAACACAAAAACTAATATGAATACAGATATTTTATTTAAGCAAAGCATAGAAGACAAAGAGAATTTCTGGAAAGAACAGGCTCAGGAAATCAGTTGGTTTGAATTCCCGAAAACCATTACTTCTAATGACGAAAACCAATACAACCAGTGGTTTCCGGACGGAAAACTCAACATCTGCTATTTATGCATTGATAAACATATTGAAGATGGTTTTGGAGATCAGGTTGCGGTTATTTACGATTCTCCGGTAACGAACCAAAAGCAAACCTACACCTTCAATCAAGCTAAAGAAGAAATTTCGAGATTGGCAGGAGGATTAATTTCTTTAGGTTTGAAAAAAGGTGACACCGCCGTTATTTATATGCCGATGATTCCGCAGACTTTGTTCTCCATGCTTGCCTGCGCAAGAATCGGAGTGATTCATAATATGGTTTTCGGAGGTTTTGCGCCGCATGAACTGGTGG
Encoded proteins:
- a CDS encoding MFS transporter, producing MSDNNEISYENMTDKQKNRTIWSVITASSLGTLIEWYDFYIFGSLAVVLATKFFPADNPTAAFLSTLATFAAGFVVRPFGALFFGRLGDLIGRKYTFLVTLLIMGFSTFLIGCIPSYETIGFMAPVLVLILRLLQGLALGGEYGGAATYVAEYAQPGRRGYWTSWIQTTATAGLFISLIVIMVTKTTLSTEEFDGWGWRVPFWISILMVGVSYIIRKNMKESPLFAKAKSEGKTSKNPLKESFGNKLNFKFVLLALFGAAMGQGVIWYTGQFYAMSFLQKVMNIESIQVDYLMATALFLGTPFFVFFGWLSDKVGRKAIMMTGMLIAILAYRPIYDRMFKSVDLKSKTVAESGLVEKRTAKIHDKIATDSLITFHKETLFTDGTLAKKDSIVHWSPTGPVMKDGKAEEAKVTQSIKINDSTKWYLVFLVFIQVIFVTMVYGPIAAFLVEMFPVRIRYTSMSLPYHIGNGVFGGLLPAVATYLVTTGKDGGHPEWYLEGLWYPIGVAAVCLLVGLIYLKNKNNNIHD
- a CDS encoding DUF6814 family protein produces the protein MNGLKKILGVLWIAIALVVGYFGITVMGIPKITSGKQEDLVFGIIILCVLMPIISGGMAIFGYYALIGEYSDDKV
- a CDS encoding ATP-binding protein, whose protein sequence is MSSFALFTVVLFYLALLFLVAHLAEKKKSKLWINNPYIYALSLAVYCTAWTYYGSIGVAATSGLNYLPIYVGPIMVIPAWIYINTRIVRISRVNKISSLADFISLRYGNSRSFSAIITVVCLLAIVPYIGLQIKAISETFHLVTKTAISKNILTDNATFVVILIALFSSYYGTRYVDASEKRLGIISAIALESFLKLFFIIILGLFVIYFAFDGFSDIYQKASLFKDFKEKNTFNGIEGAMNWMVLCMISGTAICILPRQFHTAIVENRQEKHIKTAIWFFPLYLLIFTIFIFPIAWAGRLIFDGQNVNPEFYSILIPQYFDNTLITVLVFLGGLSSSISMIIISAITLSIMLSNNLIIPYGLLGKFKSENEVQNTRNITNIRKFSIFALIIMAFGFYKYFILKTSLDSVGLISFVVIAQLAPAFFGAIFWRRGSYKGAVVGLLAGLAICYFGLIIPQYYFSYNQEFKGILRDLYDAFDFFKISFLERIPQIFFWSLLVNTALFSIISVSIKGNYRERNFAELYVDIDKYIQNHENAFIWRGTAYVSDIKNILERFLGKNKTEQALRIFNLKYNIDSQTETADSRFIKFSENLLAGRIGTASAKILIEGVTKEDKISLKEVLNILEESKETITLNKKLTEQSEELQKLSDDLRNANENLIIKDRQKDDFLDSVAHELRTPITAIRSAGEILADDDDIPLEIKKEFLNNIITESDRLSEIINDILYLDKLQHGEIVLHIQENNILETYKKAVNPLMHLIQQKNIHLSEVNLLNQFLFKYDEARMIQLFQNILGNALKFTDEQGTIQTKLSETEDGLIIKIFNTGKHIPEEDLEMIFDKFYQSKNQNILKPTGSGLGLAISKKITEAQGGTIKAENSGLGVTFTIALPKEDKG
- the tnpA gene encoding IS200/IS605 family transposase, whose protein sequence is MGTYRQIFYHIVFGTKHREQTINEENESELYKYIWGILKNKKCKLYRINGLPDHIHIFCDLHPNITLSNLVKDIKVATNLWMKESGLFPEFSGWQEGYGAFTYSLKDKETIINYIKNQKHHHKTETFDDEFKKLLAEHGIEPEFN
- a CDS encoding response regulator transcription factor, yielding MKKIIIADDEHKILMSLEYSFKKNGYDVFIARDGTEVLEFLKTMTPDVILLDIMMPNLDGYSTLELIKQDEKLKGTKVIFLSAKNNPKDIEKGLEMGADAYVTKPYSIKKLMQQIEEMF